The proteins below are encoded in one region of Prevotella melaninogenica ATCC 25845:
- the gpmI gene encoding 2,3-bisphosphoglycerate-independent phosphoglycerate mutase has protein sequence MAKKALLMILDGWGNGKHGKGDVIYNTPTPYLDYLNAVSAHSELQASGEDVGLPDGQMGNSEVGHLNIGAGRIVYQDLVKINKACQSGDILKNQGIIDAYSYAQKNGKKLHLMGLTSTGGVHSSLDHLFKFIEIGKEYNLKDVYVHCFMDGRDTDPKSGAGFVAEIQKVCDANDAHIASVVGRFYAMDRDKRWNRVKEAYDLLVEGKGVQATDMVKAVEASYAEGVTDEFIKPITNSSVNGKIEEGDVVIFINFRNDRAKELTSVLTQQDLPEEGMHTIKDLQFYCMTPYDANFKNVNVLFPKENVMDTLGEYLSKLGKKQLHTAETEKYAHVTFFFNGGREQPYEGEDRILVPSPKVATYDLQPEMSAFEVKDKLVGAINTQEYDFIVVNFANGDMVGHTGVYNAIAKAVWAVDQCVKEVVEAAKANDYETIIIADHGNADNAINEDGSPNTAHSLNPVPFIYVTNNNSATVKNGRLADVAPSILHIMGLEQPADMTGENLITD, from the coding sequence ATGGCAAAGAAAGCTTTATTGATGATCCTTGATGGATGGGGTAACGGTAAGCATGGTAAGGGTGATGTAATCTATAACACACCAACTCCATACTTAGATTATTTGAACGCAGTTAGTGCACACTCTGAGTTGCAGGCATCAGGTGAGGATGTAGGTCTGCCAGATGGTCAGATGGGTAACTCTGAGGTTGGTCACTTGAATATAGGTGCAGGTCGTATTGTTTATCAGGACCTCGTTAAGATTAACAAAGCTTGTCAGAGCGGTGACATCTTGAAGAACCAAGGTATTATTGATGCATATAGCTATGCACAGAAGAATGGTAAGAAACTTCACTTGATGGGTCTGACCTCTACGGGTGGTGTTCACTCTTCACTTGATCATCTCTTCAAGTTTATCGAGATTGGTAAGGAGTATAACCTTAAGGACGTTTACGTTCATTGTTTTATGGACGGACGTGATACAGACCCAAAGAGTGGTGCTGGTTTCGTTGCTGAGATTCAGAAGGTTTGCGATGCAAATGATGCACATATCGCTTCAGTCGTTGGTCGTTTCTATGCAATGGACCGTGACAAACGTTGGAATCGTGTGAAAGAAGCATACGACTTGCTCGTTGAGGGTAAGGGCGTACAGGCTACTGACATGGTTAAGGCGGTTGAGGCAAGCTATGCAGAAGGTGTGACAGACGAGTTTATCAAGCCTATCACAAACTCTTCTGTGAATGGTAAGATTGAGGAGGGTGACGTAGTTATCTTCATTAACTTCCGTAACGACCGTGCTAAGGAGTTGACATCTGTGCTCACACAGCAGGACCTCCCAGAGGAAGGTATGCATACAATTAAGGATCTGCAGTTCTACTGTATGACTCCATATGATGCAAACTTTAAGAACGTGAATGTTCTCTTCCCTAAGGAGAACGTAATGGATACATTAGGTGAATACCTCAGCAAGCTCGGTAAGAAGCAGCTTCATACAGCCGAGACAGAGAAGTATGCACACGTAACCTTCTTCTTCAATGGTGGTCGTGAGCAGCCTTATGAGGGTGAAGATCGTATCTTGGTTCCTTCTCCAAAGGTTGCGACATATGACTTGCAGCCAGAGATGAGTGCCTTCGAGGTGAAGGATAAACTTGTTGGTGCTATCAATACACAGGAGTATGACTTCATCGTTGTGAACTTTGCTAATGGTGATATGGTAGGTCATACAGGTGTTTATAATGCCATTGCAAAGGCTGTATGGGCAGTTGACCAGTGTGTTAAGGAGGTTGTTGAGGCTGCGAAGGCTAACGATTATGAGACAATCATCATCGCTGACCATGGTAATGCAGACAACGCAATCAATGAGGATGGCAGTCCAAACACTGCTCACTCACTCAACCCAGTACCATTCATCTATGTTACAAACAACAATTCTGCAACAGTGAAGAATGGTCGTTTGGCTGATGTTGCTCCTTCAATCCTTCATATTATGGGCTTAGAACAGCCAGCAGATATGACAGGTGAAAATCTTATTACAGATTAA
- a CDS encoding uracil-DNA glycosylase, translating to MSVKIEPSWAQQLSGEFEKPYFQQLVEQVKQEYAHFPCYPPGNLIFNAFNLCPFDKVRVVIIGQDPYHEPGQAMGLSFSVPDGVQLPPSLQNIYKEIAADLGAPIRQSGNLTRWAEQGVLLLNATLTVRAHVANSHQRLGWGTFTDAAIKALSDGRENLVFMLWGGFARSKKALIDQQRHCVIESVHPSPLSANRGGWFGQHQFSRCNAYLTACGAQPIEW from the coding sequence ATGAGTGTAAAGATAGAACCATCGTGGGCACAGCAACTGAGTGGAGAGTTTGAGAAACCTTACTTCCAGCAGTTGGTTGAACAGGTGAAACAAGAGTATGCACATTTCCCTTGTTATCCTCCAGGAAACTTGATATTCAATGCCTTTAATCTTTGTCCTTTTGACAAGGTGAGGGTTGTGATTATTGGGCAAGACCCTTATCATGAGCCTGGTCAGGCGATGGGATTAAGCTTCTCCGTACCTGATGGGGTACAGCTTCCACCTTCATTACAGAATATCTATAAGGAGATTGCGGCAGATTTGGGTGCCCCTATCCGTCAGTCAGGCAACTTAACACGTTGGGCAGAGCAGGGAGTTCTCTTGTTGAATGCAACACTTACCGTTCGTGCACATGTTGCCAATAGTCATCAACGGTTAGGGTGGGGAACCTTTACCGATGCAGCTATTAAGGCGCTTAGTGATGGACGAGAGAACTTAGTCTTTATGCTTTGGGGCGGTTTTGCGCGTAGTAAGAAGGCACTGATTGACCAACAGCGACACTGTGTTATAGAGAGTGTACACCCTTCGCCACTCTCTGCTAACCGTGGAGGCTGGTTTGGGCAGCATCAGTTCTCACGTTGTAATGCCTACTTAACCGCTTGTGGCGCACAGCCTATAGAGTGGTAG
- a CDS encoding uracil-DNA glycosylase — protein sequence MEWILEKSWREKLKGEMDKRYYRELVDKVQEEYENETCYPPEDKIFNAFNLCPFDKVKVVIMGQDPYFNPGQAMGLSFSVPEGVQLPPSLQNIYKEIAADLGTAIHQSGDLTRWAEQGVLLLNATLTVRAHVANSHQRLGWGTFTDAAIKALSDGRENLVFMLWGVFARSKKALIDQQRHCVIESVHPSRRSANRGGWFGQHQFSRCNAYLTACGAQPIEW from the coding sequence ATGGAATGGATTTTAGAAAAGTCGTGGCGTGAAAAGCTGAAAGGCGAAATGGATAAACGCTACTACAGGGAATTGGTAGATAAGGTGCAAGAGGAGTATGAGAATGAGACTTGCTATCCGCCAGAAGATAAGATTTTCAATGCCTTTAATCTTTGTCCTTTTGATAAGGTAAAGGTTGTCATTATGGGGCAGGACCCTTATTTTAATCCTGGTCAGGCTATGGGACTGAGTTTCTCCGTACCTGAGGGAGTACAGCTTCCCCCATCATTGCAGAATATCTATAAGGAGATTGCAGCTGACTTGGGTACAGCGATTCATCAGTCTGGCGACTTAACACGATGGGCAGAGCAAGGAGTTCTCCTGTTGAATGCTACACTTACCGTTCGAGCACACGTCGCTAATAGTCACCAGCGATTAGGGTGGGGAACCTTTACTGATGCAGCTATCAAGGCACTAAGTGATGGTCGAGAGAACTTAGTCTTTATGCTTTGGGGCGTTTTTGCGCGTAGTAAGAAGGCACTGATCGACCAGCAGCGACATTGTGTCATAGAAAGTGTACACCCTTCGCGACGCTCTGCTAATCGTGGTGGATGGTTTGGGCAGCACCAGTTCTCTCGTTGTAATGCCTACTTAACCGCTTGTGGCGCACAGCCTATTGAATGGTAA
- a CDS encoding DUF3109 family protein, which translates to MGNTYDHIFMVGDVLVSPDIINVKFCCDLDKCHGQCCIEGDAGAPVTLDETMEIENVLDTVWGDLSASGQAVIDKQGVAYTDEEGDLVTSIVGGKDCVFTCYEDGCCLCALERSYRNGKTGFVKPISCSLYPVRVKDFGNGTCGINYHHWRICADARKKGEELNLPLYKFLKEPLTRRFGKEWYDELCEVAEQLLG; encoded by the coding sequence ATGGGTAATACGTATGATCATATATTCATGGTGGGAGATGTGCTTGTCTCACCAGATATAATCAATGTGAAGTTCTGTTGCGACCTTGATAAATGTCATGGTCAGTGCTGCATTGAGGGAGATGCTGGTGCACCCGTGACATTGGACGAGACGATGGAGATAGAGAATGTCCTTGATACTGTTTGGGGTGATTTGTCAGCTTCTGGGCAGGCAGTCATAGATAAACAGGGTGTCGCTTACACCGATGAAGAGGGCGATTTGGTGACGAGTATCGTTGGTGGTAAGGACTGTGTCTTCACTTGTTATGAGGATGGTTGTTGTCTTTGCGCGTTGGAACGTTCCTACCGTAATGGCAAGACAGGCTTCGTAAAACCTATTTCTTGTTCGTTGTATCCAGTTCGAGTGAAAGACTTTGGGAATGGTACTTGTGGTATTAATTACCATCACTGGCGCATCTGTGCTGATGCAAGAAAAAAAGGAGAAGAACTGAATCTTCCCCTTTATAAGTTTTTGAAGGAACCCCTTACGCGTAGATTTGGTAAGGAGTGGTATGATGAATTGTGCGAGGTAGCTGAGCAGTTGTTGGGTTAA
- a CDS encoding AraC family transcriptional regulator encodes MNKKIRLLEVNVAQAKAVYPEGKFIDNDLILFEDITQVPLPTNPSRMKSLFLALCTSGHAQYTVDTKMHEVGAGDVIIISEKQVVADYMLSRDCKGIALILSYDFFQNIVSGVHELSALFLFARTHPVFHLDNNQAKALENDIQHIKEKIIDTGHRFRRELVMTMLKALIIDMSDIIYRFQQVGEAGQTRAEAIFRDFIQTVEKNYRMERRVSWYAQQLCITSKYLSETVRTVSRRTPSDWIDSYVTRELRVMLRNSTMSIKQIADELNFANQSFMGKYFKEHVGMSPSQFRKS; translated from the coding sequence ATGAACAAAAAGATAAGGCTCCTCGAAGTTAATGTAGCACAAGCAAAAGCTGTCTATCCAGAAGGTAAATTTATTGATAACGACCTTATACTCTTCGAGGATATCACGCAAGTACCACTTCCTACCAATCCTTCTCGTATGAAGTCTCTCTTCCTTGCCCTCTGTACCAGCGGTCATGCACAATATACTGTTGATACAAAGATGCACGAGGTGGGTGCTGGAGACGTCATCATCATCAGTGAGAAACAGGTAGTTGCCGACTATATGCTCTCACGTGATTGTAAGGGTATCGCCCTCATCCTGTCTTATGACTTCTTTCAGAACATTGTAAGCGGAGTTCACGAACTATCAGCTCTCTTCCTCTTTGCCCGTACCCATCCTGTTTTCCACCTTGATAACAATCAGGCGAAGGCATTAGAAAACGACATTCAGCATATCAAGGAGAAGATTATTGATACTGGTCATCGCTTCCGTCGTGAGTTAGTTATGACAATGCTAAAGGCACTTATCATCGATATGAGTGATATCATCTATCGCTTCCAACAAGTTGGAGAAGCAGGACAGACACGTGCTGAAGCTATCTTCCGCGACTTCATTCAGACTGTAGAGAAGAACTATCGTATGGAAAGGCGTGTCAGTTGGTACGCACAACAACTGTGTATCACATCTAAATATCTCTCTGAAACCGTGCGTACTGTCAGCAGACGAACACCAAGTGATTGGATTGACTCCTACGTTACACGTGAGTTACGCGTGATGCTTAGAAACAGTACGATGAGTATTAAGCAGATTGCTGATGAGCTAAACTTCGCCAATCAGAGTTTTATGGGTAAATACTTTAAGGAACATGTGGGCATGAGTCCTTCGCAGTTTAGGAAGAGTTAA
- the gyrB gene encoding DNA topoisomerase (ATP-hydrolyzing) subunit B — protein MAENPENENNYSASNIQVLEGLEAVRKRPAMYIGDISEKGLHHLINETVDNSIDEAMAGYCQNIEVTINEDNSITVEDDGRGIPVDMHEKLHKSALEVVMTVLHAGGKFDKGSYKVSGGLHGVGVSCVNALSTHMKSQVFRDGKIYQQEYEKGKPLYPVKVVGETDKTGTRQQFWPDPEIFTTTVYQWAIVARRMRELAYLNAGIKITLSDLRPDPETGKTRTEVFHAKDGLKEFVRYVDRHRQHLFDDVIYLKTEKQNIPIEVAVMYNTDYTENIHSYVNNINTIEGGTHLQGFRAALTRTLKTYADNDPQISKQLEKAKIEIAGEDFREGLTAVISIKVAEPQFEGQTKTKLGNSEVSGAVQQAVGEALTDYLEEHPNEAKMICNKVILAATARVAARKARESVQRKNVMSGGGLPGKLADCSNKDPKDCEIFLVEGDSAGGSAKQGRDRYTQAILPLRGKILNVEKVQRHRVFEAESVMNIIQSIGVRFGVEGEGDFEANTDKLRYDKIIIMTDADVDGSHIDTLIMTLFYRYMPKVIEQGHLYIATPPLYKCTYKKVNEYCYTEQQRQAFIDKYANGAEDAKAIHTQRYKGLGEMNPEQLWETTMDPKTRLLKQVTIENAADADEIFSMLMGDDVEPRREFIEKNATYANIDA, from the coding sequence ATGGCAGAAAATCCAGAAAACGAGAATAATTACTCCGCCAGTAACATCCAGGTATTAGAAGGCTTGGAGGCAGTACGCAAGCGTCCTGCTATGTACATTGGTGACATTAGTGAGAAGGGACTCCATCACTTGATTAACGAGACCGTCGATAATTCTATCGACGAAGCAATGGCTGGCTACTGTCAGAACATTGAGGTTACAATCAACGAGGACAACTCCATTACCGTTGAGGATGATGGTCGTGGTATCCCTGTTGACATGCACGAAAAACTTCACAAGAGCGCCCTTGAGGTTGTTATGACCGTTCTCCACGCTGGTGGTAAGTTCGACAAGGGTTCGTATAAAGTCAGCGGTGGTTTGCATGGTGTGGGTGTTAGTTGTGTAAATGCACTCTCTACACACATGAAGTCACAGGTGTTCCGTGATGGTAAAATCTACCAGCAGGAGTATGAGAAGGGTAAGCCTCTCTATCCTGTAAAGGTTGTTGGTGAGACTGATAAGACTGGTACACGTCAACAGTTCTGGCCAGACCCAGAGATTTTCACCACTACAGTTTACCAATGGGCTATTGTAGCACGTCGTATGCGCGAGTTGGCTTATCTGAATGCTGGTATCAAGATTACGCTTTCTGACCTTCGTCCAGACCCTGAGACAGGCAAGACACGTACTGAGGTCTTCCATGCTAAGGATGGTTTGAAGGAGTTCGTTCGATACGTTGACCGCCATCGTCAGCATCTCTTCGATGATGTTATCTATCTCAAGACAGAGAAGCAGAACATTCCAATCGAGGTGGCTGTGATGTACAACACTGATTATACAGAGAATATCCACTCATACGTCAACAATATCAACACTATCGAGGGTGGTACTCACTTGCAGGGATTCCGTGCTGCATTGACTCGTACACTGAAGACATACGCTGACAATGACCCACAGATTTCTAAGCAGTTGGAGAAAGCTAAGATTGAGATTGCTGGTGAAGACTTCCGCGAAGGCTTGACAGCTGTTATCTCTATCAAGGTTGCAGAGCCACAGTTTGAGGGTCAAACAAAGACTAAACTCGGTAACAGCGAGGTCTCAGGTGCCGTTCAGCAGGCTGTTGGTGAGGCACTGACCGATTATCTTGAGGAGCATCCTAACGAGGCAAAGATGATTTGTAACAAGGTTATCCTTGCAGCTACTGCTCGTGTTGCAGCCCGTAAGGCACGCGAAAGCGTACAGCGTAAGAACGTGATGAGCGGTGGTGGCTTGCCTGGTAAGTTGGCAGACTGTTCTAACAAGGACCCAAAAGACTGCGAAATCTTCCTTGTCGAGGGTGATTCTGCGGGTGGTTCAGCTAAGCAGGGACGTGACCGTTATACACAGGCTATCCTCCCTCTCCGTGGTAAGATTCTGAATGTAGAGAAGGTTCAGCGTCATCGTGTATTCGAGGCTGAGTCTGTTATGAATATCATTCAGTCTATCGGCGTACGCTTTGGCGTTGAGGGAGAAGGCGACTTTGAGGCTAACACCGATAAACTTCGCTATGACAAGATTATCATCATGACCGATGCCGACGTCGATGGTTCTCACATCGACACACTGATTATGACGCTTTTCTATCGTTATATGCCAAAGGTTATCGAGCAGGGACACCTATATATCGCTACACCTCCACTCTATAAGTGTACTTATAAGAAGGTAAACGAATACTGCTATACCGAGCAACAGCGTCAGGCTTTCATTGATAAGTACGCTAATGGTGCTGAAGATGCAAAGGCTATCCACACACAGCGATACAAAGGTCTTGGTGAGATGAACCCAGAGCAGCTTTGGGAGACAACTATGGACCCAAAGACACGACTCTTGAAACAGGTAACTATCGAGAATGCTGCTGATGCAGATGAGATTTTCTCTATGCTGATGGGCGATGATGTTGAGCCTCGTCGTGAGTTCATCGAGAAGAATGCGACCTATGCTAACATTGATGCATAA
- a CDS encoding TonB-dependent receptor yields MLNTLLFASLAISRVDGVTPDSVVNKDVSLNEVVVTDFKQNKRNLTSIAVSTINSQQLLNQQIVNLKELTAVMPNFYMPDYGSYANTPIFIRGIGAKTKGSAVGFYVDGVPHFESSAFNIDLSDIAAVDVFRGPQGTLYGRNTIAGVINVYTHDPLDYQKTRIKVGYGMYNDVVAQASNYSKLTDKLGLSSAISYHHNDGMFINQFLNNKADKVNEVEGRLGLYWRPTMNWLIHLNSTLTHSKQNGYPYAPYDLTKDALSPISYNRNSTYKRLISTTGLNARYENSRISFNSQTSYQFIKSHQGIDQDFTPKDLFYADNSYHQNMLSQELTLKSNDKGRYQWIIGMFGMLLHSDPFIETSYYTKDFSTPTSYKNPTAGYAIYHQSSYNIWRGLSATVGLRFDYEHAKIDYNQDKVTLTTGANAHVKNFVSSANFRQFTPKFTLQYLTNRDNLYYASVTRGYKPGGFNTIFKTDAERAYDPEYSWNYEVGARLKFLNGRLTAEADLFYIDWRHMQTTYTVPAVGNLIANAGHTDSKGFELSFAYHPIKSLQFSLNYGYTHARYLEYKKSATEDFSGNRLPMVPNHTLSIDGTYTVLQAGWFDKIVVNAGLTGLGRIYWADDNVVRQNFYGTLNAKVSITKGIFTWDLWGKNLTGTDYIAYSFKMSTGNYAQKGKPLTFGTSLSMTF; encoded by the coding sequence ATGTTAAATACCTTATTATTTGCATCCCTTGCTATCAGCAGGGTAGATGGAGTGACTCCAGACTCAGTAGTGAACAAAGATGTATCACTTAACGAAGTAGTTGTTACTGACTTCAAGCAGAACAAAAGAAACCTAACTTCTATTGCAGTTTCAACCATTAACAGTCAGCAATTACTGAACCAACAAATTGTGAACTTGAAGGAATTAACGGCAGTAATGCCTAACTTTTACATGCCCGACTATGGTTCATATGCTAACACACCTATCTTTATTCGTGGTATTGGAGCAAAGACGAAGGGTTCTGCCGTGGGTTTTTATGTAGATGGTGTGCCTCATTTTGAGTCGTCAGCATTTAATATTGACCTTAGTGATATTGCTGCTGTAGATGTGTTTCGAGGTCCGCAAGGAACCTTATACGGCCGTAACACTATAGCAGGTGTTATCAATGTCTACACACATGACCCTCTTGATTATCAGAAGACGCGTATAAAAGTAGGCTATGGAATGTATAACGATGTTGTAGCACAAGCTTCTAACTATTCTAAGCTGACTGATAAACTTGGTTTGTCGAGTGCTATTTCTTATCATCATAATGATGGTATGTTCATCAATCAGTTCCTGAATAATAAGGCAGATAAGGTGAATGAGGTTGAAGGACGACTCGGACTTTACTGGCGACCAACCATGAATTGGCTTATTCATCTCAATAGTACGCTTACTCATAGTAAGCAGAATGGTTATCCATATGCACCATACGACCTGACGAAAGATGCGTTATCACCTATTAGTTATAACCGCAATAGCACTTACAAACGTCTGATTTCAACAACAGGTCTTAATGCTCGATATGAGAATAGTCGTATTAGTTTCAATAGTCAGACATCTTATCAATTCATCAAATCACATCAGGGGATAGACCAAGATTTCACACCAAAGGACCTCTTCTATGCTGATAATAGTTATCATCAGAATATGCTTTCACAAGAGCTAACCTTGAAATCGAATGATAAAGGTCGTTACCAGTGGATTATTGGTATGTTTGGTATGCTACTCCATTCTGACCCCTTTATAGAAACAAGCTATTATACAAAGGATTTCTCGACTCCAACTTCTTATAAGAACCCTACAGCAGGCTATGCAATCTATCACCAGAGTTCTTATAATATATGGAGGGGTTTATCGGCAACTGTTGGTTTACGATTCGATTATGAGCATGCGAAGATAGACTACAATCAAGATAAGGTAACGTTAACAACAGGTGCTAATGCACATGTAAAGAACTTTGTTAGTAGTGCTAACTTCCGTCAGTTCACCCCTAAGTTTACGCTTCAATATCTTACAAACAGGGACAATCTCTACTATGCGAGTGTCACTCGTGGTTATAAGCCAGGTGGATTTAATACTATCTTTAAGACCGATGCAGAGCGTGCATACGACCCAGAATACAGCTGGAATTATGAGGTAGGGGCGCGATTGAAGTTCTTGAATGGACGATTGACTGCTGAAGCAGATCTTTTCTACATTGATTGGCGACACATGCAGACTACCTATACTGTTCCTGCTGTGGGTAATCTAATTGCGAATGCAGGACATACGGATAGTAAAGGATTCGAACTTTCATTTGCTTATCATCCAATAAAGAGTTTACAGTTTAGTCTGAACTATGGTTACACCCACGCTCGTTACTTGGAATATAAGAAGAGTGCTACAGAAGATTTCTCGGGTAATAGACTTCCAATGGTGCCTAACCACACGCTCTCAATAGATGGAACTTACACCGTTTTGCAGGCGGGTTGGTTTGATAAGATTGTCGTTAATGCTGGCTTAACAGGGCTCGGTCGTATCTATTGGGCTGATGACAATGTCGTTCGCCAGAACTTCTATGGGACGCTTAATGCAAAGGTTAGTATCACAAAAGGTATATTCACATGGGATTTATGGGGTAAGAATCTGACAGGAACTGACTATATAGCATACAGTTTCAAGATGTCAACTGGTAACTATGCACAGAAGGGTAAGCCTCTTACCTTTGGTACTTCCCTCAGCATGACATTCTAA
- a CDS encoding MFS transporter, translated as MFNSISSKKLSFGTFFCLYIAQMVPSSFLMTALQVIMREGQYSLATIGLLNLVRVPWTIKFLWSPFVDRHCVTVRDYKRTIIATELIYAVALLATGLINVRSEIMLVVILAFISMLASATQDIATDALAILSFKKHDHSMLNSMQSMGAFGGAVIGGGVLLILLKSYGWNVVVPCLALFVCMMIIPLMFNPHIKIENEKPRERAKWTDIFSFFGRKEIWPQIGFLLLYYMGIIGILSMLRPYLVDKGYDMKEIGFLTGIVGTAASFVMAWFSGVLIRRIGIYKARIIIAGLIILAPIYFLAMTFADFNKTAFVIGIIYIQACYGLATVVLYTTAMRCVRPGREGTDFTIQIVISHVSGLLVAVLAGTVAHIFDYRGLYIAETVVAIISLIYVLSAFKKEQ; from the coding sequence ATGTTCAACAGCATTTCATCAAAGAAACTAAGCTTTGGTACGTTCTTCTGTCTATATATTGCACAGATGGTACCGTCATCCTTTCTTATGACAGCCTTACAGGTTATCATGAGGGAAGGACAATATAGTCTTGCAACCATTGGGTTGCTAAACCTTGTCCGAGTTCCATGGACGATAAAGTTCTTATGGTCGCCTTTTGTTGACCGCCACTGCGTAACAGTGCGTGACTACAAACGTACGATTATCGCTACAGAGTTGATATATGCCGTTGCACTCTTAGCCACAGGGCTGATTAATGTGCGTTCGGAAATCATGCTTGTAGTCATTCTGGCGTTTATCTCTATGCTTGCTTCGGCTACGCAAGACATTGCTACAGATGCGCTTGCCATCCTTTCTTTTAAGAAGCACGACCATAGTATGCTTAATAGTATGCAGTCTATGGGAGCTTTCGGAGGTGCTGTTATTGGTGGAGGAGTCTTGCTTATCTTACTGAAAAGCTATGGCTGGAATGTTGTAGTACCCTGCTTAGCCTTGTTTGTTTGTATGATGATTATTCCTTTAATGTTTAATCCTCATATCAAGATAGAGAATGAGAAACCAAGAGAGCGTGCCAAGTGGACTGACATCTTTAGCTTCTTTGGACGTAAGGAGATATGGCCACAGATAGGTTTCTTGCTGCTGTATTATATGGGAATCATCGGTATTCTTTCTATGTTGCGTCCTTACCTCGTTGATAAGGGATACGATATGAAGGAGATAGGATTCCTTACTGGTATCGTAGGAACTGCTGCTTCCTTCGTTATGGCGTGGTTTTCTGGAGTGCTTATACGTCGAATCGGAATTTATAAGGCTCGTATTATCATTGCAGGACTTATTATTTTAGCACCTATCTACTTCCTTGCAATGACTTTTGCCGACTTTAACAAGACAGCATTTGTCATTGGAATCATTTATATCCAAGCTTGTTACGGATTGGCAACTGTGGTTCTTTACACTACAGCCATGCGATGCGTACGTCCTGGTAGAGAAGGGACAGACTTCACTATACAAATTGTTATTAGTCATGTAAGCGGTCTGCTCGTTGCGGTATTAGCGGGAACGGTGGCGCATATCTTCGACTATCGTGGTCTTTATATAGCTGAAACAGTGGTGGCTATCATCAGCCTTATTTATGTTCTCTCAGCCTTTAAAAAGGAACAATAA